From one Brevibacterium sp. 'Marine' genomic stretch:
- a CDS encoding glycosyltransferase, translated as MPQTPLRTLRTGLWHLRHGGPAQFLKWRRRRNLHQGVADGRTNDQLTADNLLEAFPAAPKSDRRPVFDDLRVGTILDEFSAESFGYEWATVPLKRDGWTSQLDSVDFVFIESAWNGNGGDWKFKLTGTTGPSPEVIELLAECRHRKIPTVFWNKEDPPHFDDFLPLAKLFDVVFTSDVRLVHQYREHLGHDRIAPLAFAAQPAIHSPVRPAHNYAARDIAFAGMYFTHKFPERRAQMDLLLGAADKVSPRMEHGLEIFSRFLGDDERYQFPGTLAERVVGSLPYRNLLTAYKNYKAFLNVNSVVDSPSMCARRIFEITAAGTPVISSPSEATKRFFPLSELPQPETQEEAELILRAYVRSGELRDRTVHLAQRRIWNEHTYTHRAMTIMDSVGVEYSDPIPRSMSVVVSTNRPEHLSNVLETHAAQNIENRELIIVQHGFVSSPEMLNYATELGIENLILLEAPGSDSLGACLNRGIEAASGDVIAKMDDDDVYGEHYLTDQLAALRFSNADLVGKQAHYLHLRNRDIVMCRFPEREHRFTDLVMGPTLMGSRELFQRFPFADRTLGEDTDLQRRLVSDGARIYSADRFNFVQIRDSHSHTWNVDDDLLLANSNVHSFGFSRGHYCF; from the coding sequence GTGCCTCAAACTCCTCTTCGCACATTGCGGACCGGTCTCTGGCATCTGCGCCACGGCGGCCCAGCTCAATTCTTGAAGTGGAGGCGCCGTCGGAATCTTCACCAAGGCGTTGCCGATGGACGGACGAACGACCAGCTCACTGCGGACAATCTGTTAGAGGCGTTTCCTGCAGCTCCGAAGTCCGATCGTCGGCCTGTCTTCGACGATCTCAGAGTCGGCACCATCCTCGACGAGTTCTCAGCGGAGAGCTTCGGTTACGAATGGGCGACTGTCCCACTGAAACGCGATGGATGGACATCGCAGCTGGACTCGGTCGACTTCGTCTTTATCGAATCAGCGTGGAACGGCAACGGTGGGGACTGGAAGTTCAAGCTCACCGGCACGACAGGCCCAAGTCCCGAGGTCATCGAACTGCTGGCAGAGTGTCGTCATCGCAAAATCCCAACAGTGTTCTGGAACAAGGAAGATCCTCCCCATTTCGACGATTTCCTTCCGCTGGCCAAGCTGTTCGATGTCGTCTTCACCAGCGATGTGCGACTTGTCCATCAGTACCGGGAACATCTCGGACATGACCGCATCGCTCCCTTAGCTTTCGCCGCTCAACCCGCGATTCATTCTCCCGTCCGACCTGCGCACAATTACGCCGCACGCGATATCGCATTCGCGGGAATGTACTTCACTCATAAATTCCCCGAGCGCCGGGCTCAGATGGACCTGCTCTTGGGAGCGGCAGATAAAGTGTCCCCTCGGATGGAGCACGGGCTTGAGATCTTCTCCCGCTTCCTCGGCGACGATGAGCGCTATCAATTTCCCGGCACTCTGGCCGAAAGAGTCGTCGGGTCTCTGCCTTACCGAAACCTTCTGACGGCCTACAAGAACTACAAGGCATTCCTCAATGTGAACTCGGTAGTCGATTCGCCGAGCATGTGCGCGAGGCGCATTTTCGAGATCACTGCCGCCGGGACTCCGGTCATCTCGAGCCCCAGTGAAGCGACGAAGCGGTTCTTCCCACTTTCAGAGCTTCCTCAGCCTGAGACGCAAGAAGAGGCCGAACTTATCCTCAGGGCATATGTGAGAAGCGGCGAACTTCGAGACCGCACGGTACATCTCGCGCAACGGCGCATCTGGAACGAACACACCTACACTCATCGCGCGATGACGATCATGGACTCCGTTGGGGTCGAGTACAGCGATCCAATTCCTCGTTCCATGTCTGTCGTGGTATCGACGAATCGCCCGGAACACCTCAGCAACGTCCTTGAGACACACGCCGCACAGAATATTGAGAATCGAGAGCTCATCATCGTCCAGCATGGGTTCGTTTCATCGCCGGAGATGCTGAATTATGCAACCGAACTGGGGATCGAAAACCTGATATTGCTCGAGGCCCCGGGCTCGGATTCCCTGGGCGCGTGCCTTAACCGCGGTATCGAAGCGGCATCCGGCGACGTCATCGCCAAGATGGATGATGACGACGTCTACGGTGAGCACTATCTGACGGACCAGCTCGCAGCTCTGCGCTTTTCAAATGCGGACCTCGTCGGCAAACAGGCTCACTACCTTCACCTGCGCAACCGCGATATCGTTATGTGCCGGTTCCCCGAACGCGAGCACCGTTTCACCGATCTTGTCATGGGCCCCACCCTGATGGGGAGCAGAGAGCTGTTCCAACGGTTCCCATTCGCTGACCGCACTTTGGGCGAAGATACCGACCTGCAGCGGCGACTCGTCTCCGACGGAGCACGGATCTACTCTGCAGACCGTTTCAACTTCGTCCAAATTCGTGACTCGCATAGTCATACGTGGAATGTCGACGACGATCTGCTGTTGGCCAACAGTAACGTCCACAGCTTCGGATTCAGCCGTGGACACTACTGCTTCTGA
- a CDS encoding AAA family ATPase, with the protein MRLSKVKIENFRAHTATEIPLEQLGCLIGENNAGKSSILHALQFAFDEKKIDERDFHDTDQLIKVTVHIDGITDTDLERVSENNRLKVSGILNEGKLTIIRTQALGSKAEAKYLKIVPINPSWNYEHLAEAIKRKSGPALRKAAVDIRPELDPYLSEKPKQDEVNRAWQVLVEGLPEDQLKEEPTDFPTGIYASIKPLLPSIIYIPAVKDASSETKATGTAAFARLLGMLFDEVQDQFQSIESEFKEVHKKLSRHLNSDGDMTDERLPAVQRIESVIEEYVGMSFPGIRINLNVPAPTLSLLLDNADLQIDDGHIGGVVTKGDGLQRTVLFALLRAYNDMRYQGLNESQPSDSSVGTTSRRSYLLLFEEPELYLHPRAQRQLMSALAQFAKDHQVLVTTHSPGFFQPGTTGFTRLYKTTQGVCARPVDLVDMSLRDAYQIIRHENNEAAFFAKLVVLVEGDSDTFVYPHLAKLFAKEWDHIERGIMFVKIEGKGNITRYREFFKKFGVPVHVITDLDALSDGFNHLTSTHSIKEAHSNLMSKVGAHLTDKVDISAKKTKSIVKSDSARELWSAAQESFATWRVEKSESSAQGAIDALTKLFQRGQSGDKYRLISDPPTADIEHAIDDVIYLLAQEGTYVLRRGDLEDYCGNSVDSKKVNAAIKFCSDTTSLEKLKQVHGSDAEGVVGELRKIFSSIYREEESTVKQN; encoded by the coding sequence ATGCGACTCTCAAAAGTAAAAATAGAGAATTTCCGCGCTCATACGGCCACTGAAATACCCTTGGAACAGCTCGGCTGTCTCATTGGAGAGAATAATGCCGGGAAATCATCAATTTTACATGCGCTACAGTTCGCGTTCGACGAGAAGAAGATCGACGAACGAGATTTCCACGACACGGATCAACTCATAAAAGTGACGGTCCATATTGACGGCATCACAGATACCGATCTTGAACGCGTCAGCGAAAATAATCGATTAAAAGTATCTGGCATACTCAATGAAGGCAAACTAACAATTATCAGAACTCAGGCTTTAGGCTCAAAAGCAGAGGCTAAATATTTGAAGATCGTTCCGATTAATCCAAGCTGGAACTACGAACATCTCGCTGAAGCTATAAAGCGCAAGTCTGGGCCAGCACTCCGAAAAGCTGCAGTTGATATTCGTCCAGAGCTAGACCCATACCTCAGTGAAAAGCCCAAGCAGGACGAAGTGAATAGAGCCTGGCAGGTCCTAGTAGAGGGTCTGCCCGAAGATCAGCTCAAAGAGGAACCAACAGATTTTCCTACTGGAATATATGCATCAATCAAGCCGCTCCTGCCTTCGATTATCTACATTCCCGCAGTTAAGGACGCGTCCTCTGAAACCAAAGCGACAGGGACTGCCGCGTTTGCCAGACTTCTGGGAATGCTATTTGACGAAGTCCAAGACCAGTTTCAGAGCATCGAGAGCGAATTCAAAGAGGTCCACAAGAAGCTGAGCCGACACCTGAATAGCGATGGGGACATGACAGATGAGCGCCTCCCCGCCGTTCAACGAATTGAATCAGTGATTGAGGAGTATGTGGGGATGAGTTTTCCTGGCATACGAATCAATTTGAATGTCCCGGCCCCTACTTTGTCGCTGCTTCTAGATAATGCGGATCTCCAGATTGACGACGGGCACATCGGCGGGGTAGTCACGAAAGGAGATGGCTTACAAAGAACCGTCCTTTTTGCACTACTTCGAGCTTATAACGACATGAGATATCAAGGGCTCAACGAATCGCAACCATCGGACTCCTCGGTTGGTACCACAAGCAGACGATCATACTTGCTGCTTTTCGAAGAGCCCGAACTCTACCTTCACCCTCGAGCTCAGCGTCAGCTTATGAGCGCACTCGCTCAGTTCGCGAAAGATCATCAAGTCCTGGTGACGACGCACTCACCCGGATTCTTTCAACCCGGCACTACGGGATTTACTCGCCTCTATAAAACGACGCAAGGAGTCTGTGCGAGGCCAGTCGATCTAGTAGACATGTCCCTCCGCGACGCGTATCAAATCATTCGACATGAAAACAACGAAGCTGCCTTTTTTGCGAAGCTTGTTGTGCTGGTCGAGGGCGACAGCGACACGTTTGTCTACCCTCACCTAGCGAAGCTCTTTGCAAAAGAATGGGATCACATCGAGCGCGGTATAATGTTCGTGAAGATTGAAGGCAAAGGAAACATTACACGATATCGCGAGTTCTTCAAGAAGTTCGGCGTTCCAGTACACGTAATCACAGATTTGGATGCTCTATCGGATGGTTTCAATCATCTAACTTCAACTCACTCGATTAAAGAAGCTCATTCGAACCTGATGTCAAAGGTCGGCGCCCACCTAACCGATAAGGTTGACATCAGCGCCAAAAAAACCAAAAGTATCGTTAAGTCAGACAGTGCCAGAGAGCTCTGGTCGGCAGCACAAGAAAGCTTTGCAACATGGCGAGTTGAGAAATCCGAATCTTCAGCTCAAGGCGCCATTGATGCCCTTACCAAGCTCTTCCAACGTGGTCAAAGCGGCGACAAATATAGACTAATCTCCGACCCTCCAACCGCAGACATCGAGCACGCCATTGATGACGTGATCTATTTGCTTGCGCAAGAGGGTACCTACGTGCTGCGTCGAGGGGACCTCGAGGACTATTGTGGCAATTCTGTTGATAGCAAAAAGGTGAACGCGGCTATCAAATTTTGTAGCGACACGACATCACTCGAGAAGCTCAAGCAGGTTCATGGTTCTGACGCCGAAGGCGTCGTTGGAGAGCTACGGAAAATATTCTCGAGCATCTATCGCGAGGAGGAGTCAACTGTGAAGCAAAATTGA
- a CDS encoding acetoacetate--CoA ligase, producing MTAEPIWLPDPDQTPRPQIADFIDFANQRTDQTMAGYEDLWNWSVSDLDGFWGAVWDFFDVIADEPYTEVLADRSMPGATWFPGTRLNYAEHALRAGLDDTLADEPAIITIKESGERTETTWRELRRQVGSVAAWLRGQGVGEGDRVVGYLPNTHHTLIAFLATASIGAIWSACAQDYAAEGAATKLGQLEPTVLFAADGYLWNGQAFDRRDQVAELANRMPSLRAVVGVGNLGEEFIDEHGQITNLVTWDDVASGDVEPEFARVDFDTPLWVLYSSGTTGIPKGIVHSHGGVVIDHLRLLGLHLDIRPGDRFFWYTNTNWMMWNLVASALVGGATTVCFDGSPLYPGPGRLWEIAADTKANVLGVSPGIFLAGMKAGLEPGTEFDLSALRTIGATGAPVPAHCFPWVRDAVGERVQLASTSGGTDVVSGFAGSAPNVPVWAGELSRPVLGVALESWDDNGQPLVDEVGEMVITAPMPSMPVKFWNDPDGERYRDTYFSMFPGVWRHGDWITITDHGSVIISGRSDATLNRQGVRLGSADIYDVVDGIPEVAESLVIGAEQPDGGYWMPLFVVLGSGVSLDSGLRSRIAAELRSKASPRHVPDDIIAVPAIPHTKTGKKLEVPVKRLIQGHDLDRVANADAVDSFEALEYFVRFAGGTCPA from the coding sequence TTGACCGCTGAACCGATCTGGCTTCCCGACCCTGACCAGACCCCGCGACCGCAGATCGCCGACTTCATCGACTTCGCCAACCAACGCACCGACCAAACCATGGCAGGGTATGAGGATCTGTGGAATTGGTCGGTGAGCGACCTCGACGGGTTCTGGGGTGCTGTCTGGGACTTCTTCGACGTCATCGCCGATGAGCCCTACACCGAGGTGCTCGCCGATCGGTCCATGCCCGGCGCCACCTGGTTCCCCGGCACCCGCCTCAACTACGCCGAACATGCACTGCGGGCCGGCCTCGACGACACACTCGCCGACGAACCGGCCATCATCACTATCAAAGAATCCGGCGAGCGAACCGAAACCACTTGGCGCGAACTGCGTCGCCAGGTCGGATCCGTCGCCGCCTGGCTGCGCGGCCAAGGAGTCGGAGAAGGCGACCGCGTCGTCGGCTACCTGCCGAACACCCACCACACGCTCATCGCATTCCTCGCGACCGCCTCAATCGGCGCCATCTGGTCCGCCTGCGCCCAGGACTACGCCGCCGAAGGTGCTGCGACGAAACTCGGCCAACTTGAACCGACTGTTCTCTTCGCTGCCGACGGCTACCTGTGGAACGGTCAGGCTTTTGACCGCCGCGACCAGGTCGCGGAATTGGCCAACCGGATGCCGAGCCTGCGGGCCGTGGTCGGGGTGGGCAACCTCGGCGAGGAATTCATCGACGAACACGGCCAGATCACGAACCTTGTCACCTGGGACGATGTTGCCTCCGGGGATGTTGAACCCGAGTTCGCGCGCGTCGATTTCGATACCCCGCTGTGGGTGCTGTACTCCTCGGGCACGACGGGGATTCCCAAGGGGATCGTGCACAGCCACGGCGGGGTCGTCATCGATCACCTGCGCCTGCTGGGTCTCCACCTCGACATCCGGCCGGGTGACCGGTTCTTCTGGTACACGAACACGAACTGGATGATGTGGAACCTCGTCGCCTCGGCGCTGGTGGGCGGTGCGACCACGGTGTGCTTCGACGGCAGCCCCCTCTATCCGGGGCCGGGCCGGCTGTGGGAGATCGCCGCGGACACGAAGGCGAATGTGCTCGGGGTCAGTCCCGGGATCTTCCTGGCCGGGATGAAGGCCGGGCTTGAACCCGGCACGGAATTCGACCTCTCCGCGCTGCGGACGATCGGCGCCACCGGTGCCCCGGTGCCCGCCCACTGCTTCCCGTGGGTGCGCGATGCTGTCGGCGAACGCGTGCAGCTGGCCTCGACGAGCGGCGGCACGGATGTCGTCAGCGGCTTCGCCGGATCCGCGCCGAACGTCCCGGTCTGGGCCGGGGAGCTCTCACGGCCGGTCCTCGGTGTGGCCTTGGAGTCCTGGGACGACAACGGTCAGCCGTTGGTCGACGAGGTCGGCGAGATGGTCATCACCGCCCCGATGCCGTCGATGCCGGTGAAGTTCTGGAACGATCCCGACGGTGAGCGCTACCGCGACACGTACTTCTCGATGTTCCCCGGAGTCTGGCGCCACGGCGACTGGATCACCATCACCGACCACGGCAGCGTCATCATCTCCGGCCGCTCGGACGCCACGCTCAACCGGCAGGGCGTGCGCCTGGGCAGCGCCGACATCTACGACGTCGTCGACGGCATCCCCGAGGTGGCCGAATCCCTGGTCATCGGCGCCGAGCAGCCGGATGGTGGGTACTGGATGCCGCTGTTCGTGGTGCTGGGTTCGGGGGTTTCGTTGGATTCTGGGTTGCGGTCGCGGATCGCGGCGGAACTGCGGTCCAAGGCGTCCCCGCGGCATGTGCCCGATGACATCATTGCGGTCCCGGCCATTCCGCACACGAAGACGGGGAAGAAGCTGGAAGTGCCCGTGAAGCGGCTCATCCAGGGGCATGATCTGGATCGTGTGGCGAATGCGGATGCTGTTGATTCGTTTGAGGCGCTGGAGTACTTTGTGCGGTTCGCGGGTGGGACGTGTCCAGCATAA
- the wecC gene encoding UDP-N-acetyl-D-mannosamine dehydrogenase: MTPTPERNRPSVAVIGLGYIGLPTAAVLASSGANVVGVDINQKAVDLINQGEVPFVEPDMSTTVAGVVSQGYLKATTETPHADNYIVAVPTPFKDGHKPDLSYIGTAGKQIAPLLEGNELVILESTSPPGATEYLADTILSQRPDLTLDEGTSKTIYFAHCPERVLPGRIMIELRTNDRIVGTLNGNAGERARDLYQLFCEGEFLMTDARTAELSKLTENAYRDVNIAFANELSMIADGLDINVWELIELANHHPRVNILQPGPGVGGHCIAVDPWFIVATAPEQSSLIKTAREVNDSKPGFVLDKLIPQAKRINEAKIATLGLAFKPNIDDLRESPARQIVNRLAEELPEATILAVEPNIDELPAELESRENVTLAETETAVEQADIVLLLVDHNEFINLDASLLAQKIVHDTRGVWG, encoded by the coding sequence ATGACCCCTACTCCCGAGCGTAACCGGCCTTCGGTCGCCGTCATCGGACTCGGCTATATTGGACTCCCTACTGCGGCCGTGCTGGCTAGCTCTGGAGCGAACGTCGTCGGCGTCGATATCAACCAGAAAGCTGTCGATCTCATCAACCAGGGCGAAGTCCCGTTCGTCGAGCCCGATATGTCGACAACAGTGGCTGGTGTTGTCTCACAAGGATACCTGAAAGCCACGACTGAGACCCCACACGCCGACAATTACATCGTCGCCGTGCCCACGCCGTTCAAGGATGGGCACAAACCAGACCTCTCCTACATCGGGACCGCCGGTAAACAGATCGCGCCGCTGCTTGAGGGCAATGAGCTCGTCATCCTCGAGTCGACTTCGCCTCCCGGCGCAACCGAATACCTGGCCGACACGATTCTGTCGCAGCGCCCAGATCTGACGCTTGATGAAGGCACGTCCAAGACGATCTACTTCGCTCACTGCCCCGAACGCGTCCTGCCCGGCCGCATCATGATTGAGCTGCGGACGAACGACCGCATCGTCGGCACGCTCAACGGAAATGCCGGTGAGCGGGCCCGCGACCTCTACCAGCTGTTCTGTGAGGGCGAGTTCCTCATGACCGATGCGCGCACGGCCGAGCTGTCCAAGCTGACAGAGAATGCCTACCGCGACGTCAACATCGCCTTCGCCAATGAACTGTCGATGATCGCCGATGGTCTCGACATCAACGTCTGGGAACTCATCGAACTGGCCAACCACCACCCTCGTGTCAACATTCTGCAGCCGGGCCCCGGTGTCGGTGGCCATTGCATTGCCGTGGACCCGTGGTTCATTGTCGCCACTGCGCCAGAGCAGTCATCACTCATCAAGACTGCCCGCGAAGTGAACGACTCCAAGCCCGGATTCGTCTTGGACAAGCTCATCCCTCAGGCGAAGCGCATCAACGAGGCGAAGATCGCGACGCTCGGATTGGCATTCAAACCCAATATCGATGACCTGCGTGAGAGCCCCGCTCGTCAGATCGTCAACCGTCTTGCCGAAGAGCTGCCTGAAGCGACGATTCTCGCCGTCGAGCCGAACATCGACGAGCTTCCTGCAGAGTTGGAGTCTCGCGAGAATGTGACCCTGGCCGAGACCGAAACCGCGGTCGAGCAGGCCGACATCGTTCTCCTGCTGGTCGATCACAACGAGTTCATCAACTTGGATGCTTCGCTGCTCGCGCAGAAGATCGTCCACGACACACGGGGCGTGTGGGGCTGA
- a CDS encoding nucleoside-diphosphate sugar epimerase/dehydratase has translation MRRHGRAMALSLIDGLVFAFLVVSMTLVRYDFHASLVNVPGMLVCSAVGLIVFLIGGPLAIYRGRYRRGSTDQFAAIVGTVALGVGIMWVAEFTFANRLLIPTSVPITAGALMVVVKSLENWIRRNLRQRSLTTSGASRPTIVVGAGNQGMLALDMIAQDTHNEFVAVGILDDDPAKRHLRYNGIRVLGPIADIATHVDRTGAGAVIIAIADLPPEELSRIASNLESRPVEIKIMPKLSDSALARPEPDAHDVADLRHRSFRDVSLEDLIGRKPISTNIDDIASAITGKVVLVTGAGGSIGSQLCRQVARFDPARLIMTDRDESGLHATELGLEGSALLTSDELVLGDLRDPAFIDALVAEAKPDIIFHAAALKHLTFLERFPEQAVRTNVGASLDLLNAAVAHDVDAFVHISTDKAAGATSVLGRTKFSIERAIASVAAATGRRYMSVRFGNVLGSRGSVLETFVAQVAAGDPVTVTDPEVTRYFMTADEACELVLQAAAIGGPGETLVLDMGEPIRIDDLAKRVIALSGRSDAQIVYTGLRPGEKLTEALLSPGEVDSRPTHPLITQVPITPIDLEKLGALVAESRDPQVFTHRSGLEEHLTRLLDSETAPATGDATEAIETAATTSRAPEPGADPHDTGVGL, from the coding sequence ATGAGACGGCACGGCAGAGCCATGGCGCTGTCACTCATCGACGGTCTCGTCTTCGCGTTCCTCGTCGTATCGATGACACTCGTGAGGTACGACTTCCATGCATCTCTCGTCAACGTGCCGGGAATGCTCGTCTGTTCGGCGGTTGGTCTGATCGTCTTTCTCATCGGCGGGCCTCTGGCAATCTACCGCGGTCGCTACCGACGTGGTTCGACCGATCAGTTCGCCGCAATCGTGGGAACGGTTGCTCTGGGTGTCGGCATCATGTGGGTGGCCGAATTTACCTTCGCCAATCGACTGCTCATCCCGACCAGCGTCCCCATTACGGCGGGAGCGCTCATGGTCGTGGTCAAGAGCCTCGAGAATTGGATTCGTCGCAACTTGAGGCAACGCAGTCTCACCACGTCCGGTGCATCCCGGCCCACGATCGTCGTCGGCGCGGGAAACCAGGGCATGCTCGCTCTCGATATGATCGCTCAGGACACACACAACGAATTCGTCGCTGTCGGCATCCTCGACGACGACCCTGCCAAGCGGCATCTTCGCTACAACGGAATCCGCGTGCTCGGACCGATCGCCGACATCGCCACCCATGTCGATCGCACCGGAGCTGGGGCCGTCATCATTGCGATCGCTGACCTGCCGCCCGAAGAGCTCTCCCGTATCGCGTCGAATCTCGAATCCCGGCCAGTCGAGATCAAGATCATGCCGAAACTCTCGGACTCCGCGTTGGCACGTCCCGAGCCTGACGCCCATGACGTCGCCGACCTGCGTCATCGCAGCTTCCGCGATGTCAGCCTCGAAGACCTCATCGGACGCAAACCAATCTCGACGAATATCGACGACATCGCCTCGGCGATCACCGGAAAGGTAGTCCTCGTCACCGGTGCAGGCGGCTCCATCGGCTCACAATTGTGCCGTCAGGTCGCACGGTTCGATCCGGCCCGACTCATTATGACCGACCGGGACGAATCCGGCCTGCACGCCACTGAGCTCGGTCTCGAGGGGTCAGCCCTTCTGACCAGTGATGAACTCGTCCTCGGAGACCTGCGAGATCCGGCATTCATCGATGCCCTCGTCGCCGAGGCGAAGCCGGACATCATCTTCCACGCCGCGGCTCTCAAGCACCTGACCTTCCTCGAGCGTTTCCCGGAACAGGCAGTGCGCACGAATGTCGGTGCCAGCCTTGACCTGCTCAATGCAGCGGTGGCTCATGACGTCGATGCCTTCGTCCACATCTCCACCGACAAAGCCGCCGGTGCGACCTCAGTGCTGGGGCGGACGAAGTTCTCCATCGAACGGGCGATCGCCTCTGTGGCCGCGGCGACCGGCCGACGTTATATGTCAGTGCGATTCGGCAATGTTCTCGGTTCCCGAGGATCCGTGCTCGAGACCTTTGTGGCTCAGGTGGCGGCCGGTGATCCTGTCACAGTCACCGACCCGGAGGTCACTCGATACTTCATGACCGCCGATGAGGCCTGTGAACTCGTCCTTCAGGCCGCAGCAATCGGTGGCCCCGGAGAGACCTTGGTCCTCGACATGGGCGAACCGATCCGCATCGATGACCTCGCCAAGCGAGTGATCGCGCTGTCGGGGCGCAGTGATGCGCAGATCGTCTACACGGGACTGCGGCCGGGGGAGAAACTCACCGAGGCTCTGCTGTCGCCCGGAGAGGTCGACAGCCGACCCACCCATCCGCTGATCACTCAGGTGCCGATCACTCCGATCGATCTGGAGAAACTCGGTGCCCTGGTCGCCGAATCACGTGACCCACAGGTCTTCACTCACAGGTCGGGCCTCGAAGAGCACCTGACGCGTCTCCTCGACTCCGAGACGGCACCGGCCACCGGTGACGCGACGGAGGCCATTGAGACGGCAGCGACAACGTCAAGAGCCCCCGAGCCAGGCGCAGACCCCCATGACACCGGAGTCGGCCTCTGA
- the wecB gene encoding UDP-N-acetylglucosamine 2-epimerase (non-hydrolyzing) — protein sequence MSAGKSGIPPKVMVVYGTRPEAIKVAPVIKALEADPNLEPIVVVTAQHREMLDQVNQVFEIEPDVDLNLMAHGQTLNTIAGSVISKIDEVLADHEPDAVVVQGDTTTVMGAAIAAFNREIPVVHLEAGLRSGDINSPFPEEANRKIVSQIARVHLAPTMVSRSNLLADGVPDENIHVIGNTVIDALQWAVERPVEFSVPELQALESDERRVLLVTTHRRENLGDNMVNIGKAMRNLATNYPDLLIIWPAHKNPKVRASIAPQIEDLDNVISIEPVEYGEFSHLINASDIVLTDSGGIQEEAPSLGKPVLVLRENTERPEAVDAGTVKLIGTATEKIISEVSRLLDDKKAYRDMANAVNPYGDGHSAGRSVDILNDLLGDS from the coding sequence TTGAGCGCTGGCAAGTCAGGTATCCCCCCGAAGGTCATGGTTGTGTATGGAACCAGGCCAGAGGCGATCAAGGTGGCCCCGGTGATTAAGGCTCTTGAAGCGGATCCGAATCTTGAACCGATCGTCGTCGTCACTGCTCAGCATCGTGAGATGCTCGACCAGGTCAATCAGGTGTTCGAAATCGAACCCGATGTGGACCTCAATCTCATGGCTCACGGACAGACTCTCAATACCATCGCGGGCAGCGTCATTAGCAAGATCGACGAAGTACTTGCCGACCACGAACCAGACGCCGTCGTAGTCCAAGGCGATACGACGACGGTGATGGGTGCCGCGATCGCGGCCTTCAACCGGGAGATTCCAGTTGTCCATCTCGAAGCAGGATTGCGCAGCGGAGACATCAATTCGCCGTTCCCCGAAGAGGCCAATCGGAAGATCGTCTCCCAGATCGCTCGCGTGCATCTCGCACCGACTATGGTCTCTCGGAGCAATCTGCTCGCGGACGGGGTCCCTGATGAGAATATCCACGTCATCGGCAATACGGTCATCGACGCTCTGCAGTGGGCCGTTGAGCGCCCGGTCGAGTTCAGTGTTCCTGAGCTTCAGGCGCTGGAGTCTGATGAGCGCCGAGTGCTGCTGGTAACCACTCACCGCCGGGAGAACCTTGGCGACAACATGGTGAACATTGGCAAAGCCATGCGAAACCTGGCCACAAACTATCCCGATCTGCTCATCATTTGGCCTGCGCACAAGAACCCCAAGGTCCGCGCGTCGATCGCTCCTCAGATCGAAGACCTCGACAATGTGATCTCAATCGAGCCCGTTGAGTACGGCGAGTTCTCGCACCTCATCAACGCCTCCGACATCGTGCTTACAGACTCGGGAGGAATCCAGGAAGAAGCCCCCAGCCTGGGCAAGCCGGTTCTGGTTCTCCGAGAAAACACGGAACGCCCCGAAGCTGTGGATGCAGGGACGGTGAAGTTGATCGGTACTGCAACCGAGAAGATCATCTCCGAGGTTTCACGACTCCTCGATGACAAGAAGGCCTACCGGGACATGGCCAATGCTGTGAATCCCTACGGTGACGGCCATTCAGCCGGTCGCAGCGTCGATATTCTCAACGACCTTCTCGGAGACAGCTGA